From Daucus carota subsp. sativus chromosome 6, DH1 v3.0, whole genome shotgun sequence:
TAATTCAACTAAATATGGTCACCTTCTGAACTTGTGCTTCTGTGTCTTACTTAATGTTTCTGCAGCATAATTTATAGCATTTCATTTTAGAATCTGTGTCTTGTTTTTGCAGCATAATGATTCATAGCATTTCATTTTAGAACTCATAAGCTGCAGGTGCTGAAGAAGGGCAGTGATTACTGATAATGCCCTTATTGCTCTTACTTATTGTGAAACAAAGTCTAGTCACTAAAATACAATGAAACATGAAATTGTTACAACAAAGACTTCATGTTTCAATGTGAGTCAACTCCccccatataaaattatatgattcatTTGGTATTAAAACCAAGTTGACAAGTTTTGCTAGGTGGTCTTTGAGAAGTCTACTTGAGAAATGGAAGAAAGCTTCAAACAAGATTTGTTAGGCGGACTTTGAGAAAGTTACTGACCCCTTGCCGAAAGGCAGTTATGGTTTTCACTGGTACAgatcaattcaaatttaattgaaattgaATATGACTTCAGTTGCATATCAGATgtttaaaaagagaaaatgagaTGTTGTGTCTTCTACCTTGGCCTTGCATATTGGCCATAATTTGAGCATGCAGCTTGGGAGCTTTCAAAGTTTAACACAGCAGACAAGTGCTTGATTGTGTTATTGTTAGCATCATGAATTACACCTAAAGCACATAATTAAGACAAACATTACACTGCATTTTTTGAATTTCCGCGCACTTTTTATTTGATATGATCAAACTACACCTGACTGCGTGAATGCATATACAAGCTCTTGTTATCATTCTGAAGATTACTTGCATATATCACGTGCTGGTGCCATACAATTTTGGGTCTTCACATCATGTATAAGTTATTGTGATCATTCTCATAATTTAGGCTCTGAAACTCACTTTCAagcaacaaaaaacaaaaccaaaacaCAGCAAGTGGTGAGCGACCCCCCATGGTCATCGCTGGTATCTTTTCTCATCAACCACTGCAATTCACCCTTGAAAATGCATTAACAATCTTACACTAGGAACAAGATAGCCAGCCTAGACTCGTGAAGACATGGCATTAAGGTAGGGTTGACGGATACAAGTCATATTTAAATAACATGAGCAAAAGTAAATAAAAGCCACATCCACAAACTGATAAACGTTGAGGCATCCACAATGATTTGCAAAAATGTATCATTGACTATATAAGTTGTGATCATGTCTTTGTATATATCAATAAAGGCGAAAGGGACAAGTACAATAAGGTATAAACTGTGTATCAAGTACCAATTAAACTAAAGACTCCATCCTCACACAATAGCGAAGCTTATACCCTTACACGTAATGTTTCCCGCCTGTAAATTTTTTCTTGCTTACAATAATGTAGCTCTCTTATCCATGCTTTGATGTATGTTGTGTCTGTGAAACCTAGTCTATTCTTTTGCTTCGGGCCCTCCAGCTCCTCCCTACACATCTGTACCATGATAACAAAAGTCAACATAATTTAAAACAGTGTTGTTAAAATCGCGATTAATCGCGCTTTGCGAGTAGGCAAAGGTTCCGCGAGCTGCATTTGAGCGATTTAGCGCAATCATGAAATTGGCTAAAAATCACGCTTAACTTGCGATTACTCGCAAAAACTCGCACTAAAAAGCACAAAAACtcgcaaaaatataaaaagactaAAATATCCTCAAGTTGAAAAAAATTCTACTCATCTCGACCCTCTCTCTTCATCTCTCACTATGTCAACACTTCTTATATCATGCCCTGGTCTTCAATATATAGCATATATGCCAAAATTTAAATACTATTTTCAACGTTTGTTAGGTGTTCGATTACATTACCCTTAGAAATTACTCTCTTCAAAGGTACAGATCACTTGGGCCATAGTTAAAGTCTTAAAGATGACTTGAAGTGTTGCCATTGGATGGAAATATGAGAATCAAGTGGAGAAAGACAAGTCAAAAGTTCAATGTTCCGTTTGCCGACATACTAAATATTATTGATTGATagtatgatatttttatatgatatttccaCTATGTTTGAGACTATTATTTATGTTTGAAACTAGTATTAGAAGTAACAATCTcagaattatataattatatagataatttaatttttggcaAAAAATTGCGCGAGTAATCGCGCTTCAATATTGGAGcttgtgtttttttattttgcgcGTTTCACAACACTGATTTAAGAGCATTAAATAAAGTTCAAATCGGAATCCAATACGTATGGTTAGTGAATGAACCACGCATCAGTCAATCAGCAACATTAAATTCGCAGGCAAGAAATTCACTATGTatcaatcaattaaaaaaattgaatttgaagCCAAGAATAAACCTTAATCTTTCAATGTAGTATCATCAGCACTGAGCTTCCTGTGACTCTCAACAAATTTTCCCTTTGAACTGGGCAGATGAGCTTGATCATAATCCAATGCCAGTGGCGTAACAGACTTGGCTTTCAAAAGTTGTTTATGCCTTCGCCTAAGGAAGCTGCCAAATCACAAAATCAGGATCGAAACCTCGATCACTATTAAACCAAAATAAACATATCtactataataaaattaaaaagcaaAACAAAGATATACATTACCTAACTTCACCCAAAAGAGTATCCCTCTTCACAATTAcactcctcaatttcttcttcttcGCAACAAATTCCTGTAACATACAATCCATTACATCAACAATCAGGCCTCACCAAAACAATTCAGAGACGGGCtctaatcaaaattcaaaaaacacCCGAAATCAAGAATCGacacaaaaactaaaaatcgaaCCTTTTGCAGTTCCAAGTAGTCTTGCAAGAGGCCTTGATACTTAGACTGCATCTTAGCATCATCAtgttgattgtttttgacaaaagCCCTTTTCATCATCTTGGCCAAAGCTCAAGAATTGACAAGGAACAATGTGTTTATACAGAGAGGGGTAGGCGAGGAAGTTGGTTAAATTTATGTAGTGGATCAAGGGGGAATATAAAATACAAAGACAATAATGGTAAAAGTAGGAGGAATGAGAAAGAGGCATTGGGGTGTTGTTGGAGGGGGTTTAGGAATAGGATTTGATATGAAAAGAGTGCAGAAATAGCAAGTTGGGATTTTAGATACTATCTGGGCGTATCCTGTTAATCTCATCTGTGTTTTTTTCCTACACTAGCTTCAGGAGGAGAAAAGGGCCCACATCTCGTAAAACAACGAGCCAACGAGTTACGAGGTAATGTCCGAAATAACATATTTCTGTAATTGTCCCAAATAGCGGTTATTAATCTGTTAAACCGTAGTATTATAAAAAGCGGTAATCAGAATTAATCGAaagattaattgaataatcgaATATTTGATCAATAAGAAATAAGGATTAATCAAtgattaattatgattaatCACCTATTTTTAGAACAGAGGTTAAATGTtagattttgttattttaatctcaataaaatataatataaaataattttttttacagaatGTGTCCTGTTAACCGTAACATAACGCTAGTTGATAGATATATCATTTTTGTGAATATCTAAGATAATACACGATCGggtgttaataaaaaatatttcgaAACTCTTTTCGAATTATAATATTCTTGACATTTATacttctatactatattattaaagccgaaacattaaaaatttattcggtcggtacttgggccgagtTATGGGCCTATTCATATAATCAAAcatcttttttaactaaaattattatcttttttatattttctaaccaaaaaaactcaattttctaaaaataatattgttcaACATGGCAATTACCCTTTCTaaccaaaatacattatctTTTTCACAATCCTAACTAAAAAGGGTTTTTTCTAAACATAACACATGGAACATACgtataaaaaatacattattattatatatccacactatattattaaaagtaaaacATTAGTCGATACATGGCCCGAAATACAGCCTATCTATTtaaccaattattttttttaattaatatagatatagattatcttctttatattttctaactaaaataacttaatcttctaaaataacataaatcaacatagtaattacctttctaactaaaacacgttatcttttttagattttgcaACTTAAAAAGACAGATGCTTTACGATTAACCGgtgatatttttcaattaaaatacattaacattatttttaaatactctaatggtctcaatttaaaagtaatattataaatctatactatacttatATCATTATATCACTAAAGCCGAAATAGGAAAAGTTGTTGGTCGGTAGGTCGAGTTTGGCGAGGCTGTTGGTATTCGACCCCCGGacctctttaatttataacatattataatttattttttatcttctaattagactaaaatattatatattagatCAGTATGATGGGTCGATATTTGGATTTACGCGtctctttaatttataatatattctatatgatattattaataattaataacgaaatattgaTTGGTTGATCGATATATATCTAGGTTCACAggtcttcttaaattataacatataaaaaaatatcttaacatactcattaaaatatatatgttcgacgtaatttttaattaactaTTTGACAAATTTAACTACTAAGAATTTATTcagctgttaaataaaaaaattatttaatcatactattctatcataattttattttcaaaataaaattagttaaattttaaaatatatacagtaaaataacaaatattataaccgctcgtgcgttgcacgggttataagctagttaataataaattttaaaaaaggaaCAAACACCCTTCAGATTATATAAGCGTAAGGGagtaatttggtcgcatggatttatggtccaaaagcttataaTCTGTTGGattgtatattgaacaaataagcaccgttagattcgaacaaaattaaattctgttttataaggcaactgatgtctacttgcatgtttataatttctattctgaatccaaaacaaatccTGTCTTTCGtgtgtttatgtttttttttaatccaagataaatatttcctaccagttttatttgtaaaatcgtataaatcgcaccgtcacaaaattatttatatctaatatattttaaaattaataagtcgGATTTATGTGTGGAACGAATATAagaactttttcttaatccaaaacaaattctaccttcttattgtatgtttatgattctttttcctaactcaaaaaaaattatgtttatcaattttaatatataaccatataaatttttacaaaaatatttaaatcacattataatgatt
This genomic window contains:
- the LOC108226662 gene encoding uncharacterized protein LOC108226662 — encoded protein: MMKRAFVKNNQHDDAKMQSKYQGLLQDYLELQKEFVAKKKKLRSVIVKRDTLLGEVSFLRRRHKQLLKAKSVTPLALDYDQAHLPSSKGKFVESHRKLSADDTTLKD